Genomic DNA from Gemmatimonadales bacterium:
GCGGCAACCATTTCACGAATTCGGTGCTGTCCTTGAAGCGCGGCAGGATGACGATCCCGTCGACAACCGGCTTGCCGTTCGTTCCGGGCGAGTACCCGACCATCTGTCCTTCGAGCGAACGCACCCGTGGATAGACCAGGTCGATATGTGACGGTCCGCGAATCCATCCGCGCCACGTGCCGTACTTCTCTTCCTTCGCGTCGATGCCGAACGACTTGTACATCGCGACGAGCCAGTCCTGCGCCCGCTTGAGGTTCGGCGTCCCCATCAACCGCGGTCCCAGCGAGTCGAAGAGCGAATGCGCTTCCGCGGGGAGATGAGTGCTGTCCATCCCGATCGCGTAGATGTTCTTGATGACCGGGTCGCCGGTCGGGAAGGTTTGCGCTGCCGCGGTGTGCAGCGTAAGGGCCGTGGCCAGTGCCGCCGCGACGGGGGCGAATCGAATGCGAGTCATCGAGCGTTCCGGGTGCGTGGAGAGGGGGTCATGACAGCCAGTATTATATGGAGACATGCGGCGCCGTGCAGGTTCAGCTTGCAACGGCCGCGACGGTCACTCGCCTTGATGGAGCGCCAAGCGCACTACTTCAGCGAGGTGGAGCGGAATCCTGCCGGTTTGCTGCACGATCTGCTCGTAGCAGGAGAAGCCATTCGCCACGATCAGCATGTCGCCGTCGGTAGCGCGGACCGCCGGAAGCAGCCGCTGCTCGCCGATTGCGATCGAGAGGTCGTACTTGTCGGCTTCGAACCCGAACGACCCCGCCATTCCGCAGCACCCCGAATCGAGCAGCTGATAGTCGAGTTCGAGTGACTTCATCACCGACTCCTCCGCCTTCATCGTCATCACCGCCTTGTGATGGCAGTGGCCATGGACCATCGCGCGGCGCCGCAGCGGCCGCGTGCGAAAGTCGCGGTCGGCGAGAAACTCGCTGAGCATCACGGTCTGCTGCGACAGTCGCCGGGCGTCGTCATCGTCGGGAAAGAGCCCGATGAGTTCGTCGCGAAACGCCGCCACGCAACTCGGCTCGAGCCCGACGATCGGCGTGCCGGCGCGGATGTCGTCGCGCAGCGAGTCGATGGTGCGGCGCCAGAGTTGCTTGGCGCGGTCGAGCATCCCCCAGTCGTAGAGCGGTCGTCCGCAGCAGAGCGGGCGGGGCGGGATCGCCACGTCGTACCCCGCGCCTTCGAGCACTTCCACTGCCGCAATCGCCGGTGACGTCCTGAAGTAGTTGCTGAAGGTGTCGGGCCAGAGCAGCACGCGCGGCTTGCCGGTCGGCGGCTTCTTTCTGCGCCGGAACCAGCTGCGGAAGGTCGGATGCGCAAATCGCGGGATGCGCCGTTCGAGCGCGATCCCTCCGACGGCCTTGAGGAGGGCCGACAGCGGCGGCGTCTGCGTGACGATGTTCACCAGCGGCGCGATCGGCGCGGCGAACCGGGCCCACTCGTGAATCAACCCCATGGTGTAGGCGGTCCGCGGGCGGACGCGCCCTTCGTAGTGGTGCGAGAGGAACTCGGCCTTGTAGGTCGCCATGTCGACACTGACCGGGCAGTCGCGCTTGCACCCCTTGCACGCGAGGCAGAGGTCGAGGGCGTCGTGCACGGCGTCACTCTTCCATCCGTCGTCGATCGGGTCGCCCTCCAGCATCTCGAAGAGGAGCCGGGCACGGCCGCGGGTGGAGTCTTCTTCCTCGCGCGTCGCGGCGTAGCTGGGGCACATCGTTCCCGCGCCGTCGGTGCGGCGGCAGAGGCCGACGCCCACGCATCGTCCCGCGGCGTGCGCAAACGATCCGTGATCATCGGCGAACGCAAAATGGGTGACGACCGGGAGCGGGGAATAGCTGGGGCCGATGCGCAGATCCTGATCGGGCCGGCGCGGATGCACCACGCGGCCGGGATTCATCCGGTTGTCGGGATCCCACGCCGCCTTGAACTCCTCGAACGCCCGCACCAGATCGGCGCCGTACATCCTGGTGAGGAAGATGCCGCGCGCCTGACCGTCGCCGTGCTCGCCGGAGATCGATCCGCCGTACTTCACCACCAGATCGGCGGCGCGGTCGAGGAATCGCATCCACGTGGCGACGCCTCCCTCTGTCGTGAGGTCGAAGTCGATGCGGCAATGGACGCAGCCGTGGCCGAAATGCCCGTACAGCACGGTGTGATAACCGAACTCGGCGAGGAGGTCGCGGAATTCGCGGAGATATTTCCCGAGATGCTCCGGTGCGACGGCGGCATCTTCCCAGCCTTCGTGGGTCGGCTTCATCCCCGGAGGATTGGCCGCAATTCCGAGTGCCGCCTCCCGCACTTCCCAGAGTTTCCGCGCCTCGCCGTCGTCATCGAAGATCGCGGCGTGAGGAGGAGCGGCACCCGATGTGATCCCGGACACGAATTCCTTCGCCTGCGACGTCGCGCCTTCCTTGGTGTCGTCGCCGAATTCCACCAGGAGCCAGCCGCGTCCCTCTGGCAGGAGGGCGAGCTGCTCGGTGTTCATGTCGCGCCGCTTCATCATGTCGATCATCACATCGTCCATCCCCTCGAGACCGACCGGCTTGTGCGCCATGATCTCCGGGACGTGATCCGCAGCGATATACGCATCGGGATATCCCAGCACGACCAGCGTGCGCTTCGGCCGCGCAGGGATGAGTCGAACGGTTGCGCCGAGGACCATGACGCAGGTTCCCTCGGTGCCGACCAGCGCGTGTGCGACGTTGAAGCCGTGTTCGGGAAGGAGTGCTTCAAGGTTGAATCCCGAGACACGCCGCGGGATCTGGACGAATCGCTCGCGGATCCGGTCGGCATACGTGTCGCGGATCTGCCGCAGCGCCCGATAGATCTCGGCGCGACGGCCGCCACTTGCGACGATCGTGGCGAATTCGTCGTCGCCGGTCGGACCGACCGTGAACCGCTGGCCGTCGTAGGTGAGGATGTCGAGATCGATCACCTGGTGGGACGTGAGCG
This window encodes:
- a CDS encoding FAD-linked oxidase C-terminal domain-containing protein: MTGEVRFDAGSRAAWSTDASNYRHVPIGVVLPRTAEDVVRTVAICRKHGVPVTPRGGGTSLAGQACNVAVIIDSSKYFNRITTLNARQRIATVEPGCVLDDLRRAAAPHGLTFGPDPATHNRNTLGGMIGNNSCGVHSVMSQFFGPGPLTSHQVIDLDILTYDGQRFTVGPTGDDEFATIVASGGRRAEIYRALRQIRDTYADRIRERFVQIPRRVSGFNLEALLPEHGFNVAHALVGTEGTCVMVLGATVRLIPARPKRTLVVLGYPDAYIAADHVPEIMAHKPVGLEGMDDVMIDMMKRRDMNTEQLALLPEGRGWLLVEFGDDTKEGATSQAKEFVSGITSGAAPPHAAIFDDDGEARKLWEVREAALGIAANPPGMKPTHEGWEDAAVAPEHLGKYLREFRDLLAEFGYHTVLYGHFGHGCVHCRIDFDLTTEGGVATWMRFLDRAADLVVKYGGSISGEHGDGQARGIFLTRMYGADLVRAFEEFKAAWDPDNRMNPGRVVHPRRPDQDLRIGPSYSPLPVVTHFAFADDHGSFAHAAGRCVGVGLCRRTDGAGTMCPSYAATREEEDSTRGRARLLFEMLEGDPIDDGWKSDAVHDALDLCLACKGCKRDCPVSVDMATYKAEFLSHHYEGRVRPRTAYTMGLIHEWARFAAPIAPLVNIVTQTPPLSALLKAVGGIALERRIPRFAHPTFRSWFRRRKKPPTGKPRVLLWPDTFSNYFRTSPAIAAVEVLEGAGYDVAIPPRPLCCGRPLYDWGMLDRAKQLWRRTIDSLRDDIRAGTPIVGLEPSCVAAFRDELIGLFPDDDDARRLSQQTVMLSEFLADRDFRTRPLRRRAMVHGHCHHKAVMTMKAEESVMKSLELDYQLLDSGCCGMAGSFGFEADKYDLSIAIGEQRLLPAVRATDGDMLIVANGFSCYEQIVQQTGRIPLHLAEVVRLALHQGE